A single genomic interval of Dromiciops gliroides isolate mDroGli1 chromosome 1, mDroGli1.pri, whole genome shotgun sequence harbors:
- the C2CD4C gene encoding C2 calcium-dependent domain-containing protein 4C: MKKTNMWLLDRLRGSGENGASRGADGDRSSKGPLYSNVLTPDKIPDFFIPPKLTSGPGEGQAEGAAMGSGSGSSSPHLGSSTSEQNLASGSSGARKAQRSPRLPAKLAAESKNLLKAASRHVIQIESAEDWQPEEEEEAVATNADPQAQTAMSLPYVPKAQTSYGFATLMESPHTRRKESLFHSEHTGLAQAGSPGALRRAGTKANGEGTSRAEGLMSPYRYFSGGESDTGSSAESSPFGSPLLSRSVSLLKVFAQDGQAKVSQLRHSVGRHSSLSTDDSSADVSPSARRRARRGTPTGPEASGESASTPRGEHTVRLGKRGSLRLAAEYDPARARLRVRLLAAEGLYDRLFDTRSINCCVGLCLTPGKLQKQRSTIIKNTWHPIFNEDFFFDGLCPSSARKLALKLKVVNKGGSLKRDTLLGEKEVPLTALLPFL, encoded by the coding sequence ATGAAGAAAACCAATATGTGGCTTTTGGATCGTCTGAGAGGGTCTGGAGAGAACGGTGCCTCCCGCGGAGCGGATGGGGACCGGTCCTCTAAGGGGCCCCTCTACAGCAATGTACTCACCCCAGATAAGATCCCCGACTTCTTCATTCCTCCGAAGCTTACCTCAGGGCCCGGCGAAGGTCAGGCGGAGGGGGCCGCTATGGGTTCAGGTTCAGGCTCCAGCTCCCCGCACTTGGGATCATCAACCTCTGAACAAAACTTGGCCTCTGGCAGCAGCGGGGCGCGAAAGGCCCAACGAAGCCCCCGTTTGCCCGCAAAGCTAGCAGCCGAGAGTAAGAACTTGCTGAAGGCAGCCAGCCGGCACGTGATCCAGATCGAGAGCGCTGAGGACTGGCAgccagaggaagaggaggaggcggTGGCCACCAATGCTGACCCCCAGGCTCAGACCGCCATGTCTTTGCCCTACGTACCCAAGGCCCAGACATCCTACGGGTTTGCCACTCTGATGGAGAGCCCCCACACCCGGCGCAAGGAGTCACTCTTCCACAGTGAGCACACCGGTCTGGCCCAGGCCGGATCCCCCGGTGCCCTTCGAAGAGCTGGGACCAAGGCCAATGGCGAGGGCACCTCCCGGGCCGAAGGTCTGATGAGCCCCTACCGATACTTCAGCGGCGGGGAGAGCGACACAGGCTCGTCAGCCGAGTCGTCCCCCTTTGGCTCACCCCTGCTTTCACGCTCGGTGTCTCTGCTCAAGGTTTTTGCCCAGGATGGGCAGGCCAAGGTGAGCCAGCTGAGGCACTCTGTGGGCCGTCACAGCTCCTTGTCCACGGATGACAGCTCTGCCGACGTCAGCCCCAGCGCCCGCCGCCGAGCCCGCCGGGGCACTCCAACGGGCCCAGAGGCCAGCGGTGAATCCGCCTCCACCCCTCGGGGCGAGCACACTGTACGTCTGGGCAAACGCGGGAGCCTCCGCCTAGCAGCTGAGTATGATCCGGCCCGTGCCCGCCTGAGAGTGAGGCTGCTGGCCGCCGAGGGCCTCTATGACCGTCTCTTTGACACCCGAAGCATCAATTGCTGTGTGGGCCTCTGTCTGACACCTGGGAAGCTACAGAAGCAGCGGAGTACCATCATCAAGAACACTTGGCACCCCATCTTCAACGAGGACTTCTTCTTCGATGGCCTGTGCCCCTCTAGTGCCCGCAAGCTGGCTCTCAAGCTCAAAGTGGTGAACAAGGGAGGCAGCCTGAAGAGGGATACCCTGCTGGGAGAGAAGGAGGTGCCCCTCACGGCCCTGCTCCCATTCTTGTGA